The following are encoded together in the Janthinobacterium sp. Marseille genome:
- a CDS encoding RluA family pseudouridine synthase, with the protein MTTRIDTFVAPTCVDEIEIIYQDEAILLINKPSGLLTLSGKNPLNLDSVHHRLVQQFPQALMIHRLDLGTSGLLVVALNKAVAANINRQFQLRTVAKTYQAVLAGQVAEDHGKITLPIAKDPLNFPKLKICLASGKAASSHYEVLDRQVDADTTRVLFTPHTGRTHQLRIHSAGIGHPILGCDLYGTAESEQGAERLLLHATTLEFDHPLSGARFRGVSACPF; encoded by the coding sequence ATGACTACCCGCATCGATACCTTTGTAGCACCAACCTGTGTAGATGAGATAGAAATCATCTACCAGGATGAGGCTATCTTGCTGATCAATAAACCCAGCGGTTTGCTAACGCTATCGGGCAAGAATCCATTGAACCTGGATTCGGTGCATCACCGCCTGGTGCAGCAATTCCCGCAGGCCCTGATGATACACAGGCTGGATCTTGGCACTTCGGGTTTGCTGGTGGTGGCCTTGAACAAGGCAGTGGCAGCCAATATCAATCGGCAGTTCCAGTTGCGTACCGTAGCTAAAACGTATCAGGCGGTATTGGCCGGGCAGGTAGCTGAGGATCATGGCAAGATTACATTGCCGATTGCCAAAGACCCGCTCAATTTCCCGAAGTTAAAGATTTGCCTTGCGAGCGGCAAGGCTGCCAGCAGTCATTACGAAGTACTGGACAGGCAGGTGGATGCGGATACCACGCGTGTGCTGTTCACGCCGCACACAGGACGTACGCATCAATTGCGTATCCACAGTGCCGGTATCGGGCATCCCATCCTTGGTTGCGACCTCTATGGCACAGCCGAGAGCGAGCAGGGGGCGGAGCGCCTGCTCTTGCATGCGACTACGCTGGAGTTCGATCATCCGCTCAGCGGTGCGCGCTTTCGTGGTGTCAGCGCGTGTCCGTTTTAA
- a CDS encoding amidohydrolase, whose protein sequence is MTSEIIRADLVLTMDAHNTVIEDGAVLVKDGLIADIGPAQELLARHPSLTVRRFTDRLLMPGLVNTHCHSGMLRGTAEGLPVWDWLQQYIDPMHRVLLPAEARLSSMLCYSEALLSGTTTVLDMWRYMHGSAEVANELGIRAVLVPYVAEHPDHDYFETLDSNEALIERWHGGANGRISVWVGLEHMFYAEPQAFRRIADICKANQVGFHTHSNESRFDVEETLRRHGMRPVQALEKFGLLDARKVLLAHCVWVDDDEIALMARRNVGVAHNPISNMKLASGAAPIEKLLAAGVAVGLGTDGEKENNNLDMFEEMKVSSLLAKFANLNASALDAWSVCRMATIDGARALGMEQQIGSLEIGKAADIIAVRTNTPRMTPLITRGPLANLHHNLVHAVQGGDVDMTMVAGRVLVENGRLRNANLDLMINEVNETAPELFARRKKWLDQAGVSINELDRVKAVCP, encoded by the coding sequence ATGACTAGTGAAATCATCAGGGCCGATCTCGTCCTCACCATGGATGCTCACAACACCGTGATCGAAGATGGCGCCGTATTGGTCAAGGATGGTCTGATTGCCGATATCGGTCCTGCGCAAGAATTGCTCGCACGCCATCCCTCGCTTACGGTGCGCCGCTTCACCGATCGTTTGTTGATGCCGGGATTGGTCAATACCCATTGCCACTCCGGCATGCTCAGGGGCACGGCAGAGGGCTTGCCGGTATGGGATTGGTTGCAGCAATACATAGACCCCATGCATCGGGTGCTACTACCGGCTGAGGCGCGTTTGTCTTCCATGCTGTGCTACAGCGAAGCCCTGTTGTCCGGCACTACCACGGTGCTTGATATGTGGCGCTATATGCACGGCAGTGCAGAGGTAGCCAATGAGCTGGGCATACGCGCAGTACTGGTGCCGTATGTTGCCGAACACCCGGACCATGATTACTTCGAGACCCTCGACAGCAACGAAGCCTTGATCGAGCGCTGGCACGGCGGTGCGAACGGCCGCATTAGCGTGTGGGTTGGCCTGGAGCATATGTTCTACGCCGAGCCGCAGGCGTTCAGGCGTATCGCGGATATCTGTAAGGCCAATCAGGTCGGTTTCCATACCCATAGCAATGAAAGCCGCTTTGACGTTGAAGAAACCCTCCGGCGTCATGGCATGCGCCCGGTACAGGCGTTGGAAAAGTTCGGCTTGCTTGATGCCCGCAAGGTTTTACTGGCTCATTGCGTGTGGGTCGACGATGACGAGATTGCGCTGATGGCGCGACGCAATGTAGGCGTGGCACACAATCCGATCAGCAATATGAAGCTGGCATCCGGTGCCGCCCCGATCGAAAAATTGTTGGCGGCAGGCGTTGCAGTCGGGCTGGGCACCGATGGAGAAAAAGAGAACAACAACCTCGATATGTTTGAGGAAATGAAGGTGTCTTCGCTGCTGGCGAAATTCGCGAACCTGAATGCATCAGCGCTGGATGCGTGGTCGGTATGCCGCATGGCCACGATAGACGGCGCACGCGCGCTGGGTATGGAGCAACAGATCGGCTCGCTGGAAATCGGCAAGGCTGCCGACATCATCGCAGTACGCACCAACACACCGCGGATGACACCGCTCATCACTCGCGGTCCGCTGGCCAATTTGCACCACAACCTGGTGCATGCCGTGCAAGGTGGTGATGTGGACATGACGATGGTGGCCGGACGTGTGTTGGTCGAGAACGGGCGACTCAGGAATGCCAACCTGGACCTGATGATCAATGAAGTCAATGAAACGGCTCCTGAACTGTTTGCCCGCCGAAAAAAATGGCTGGACCAAGCCGGGGTTTCCATCAATGAGCTGGACCGTGTGAAAGCCGTCTGCCCTTGA
- a CDS encoding TonB-dependent receptor translates to MKHDVPSRIVAARAEFKLTPVALAMYAMFAGALILSVLPASSFAAEPPAAKVATYNFNVPAGPLSSAIARFSAQSGTYVSVNGALTDGKNSQGVQGNLSVPEAITRLLAGSGLEALMQTNGSYVLRLAPIADSTLPAVTVTSDVVLPGELPKPFAGGQVAKGSRVGILGNVDIFDTPFSTQSYTEEFVQDQQSRRVADIISVDPSVRSAMAEYGDSETYIIRGFPVFVNQVGVNGLYGMTESRRITPEFYERIDVLKGPAAMLNGISPFGVVGGNINLTSKRADDKPLTRVTGSYISDSQFGLHLDLGRRFGENNEWGVRVNLLKRDGDTPIDRQDDHMKNGALALDYRGKQLKASLDVANQDRLTNGYSANITYFENFALPRPPQVDKNYVDNWEFIKTKAKYAMAHVEYEFNPAITAYANYGKSEGNEEYFYAGSQGRKFINNAGDFTAKAGGYRGSYEVDTYDVGLRGKFMLGEVSNSYALSYSDFSRKAYGATVNVSAEYTGNVYNIPNRIPPVVKYGAIPQNGDLQLSSIGLVNTFGFMNDNVLLTLGLRKQDLYSGIFTAGIKTRAYDESKVTPAAALLVKLGSYSLYTNYSEGLAQGATAPATVTGNPNALLPPAVTKQVEGGVKYNAGTFGVTAAVFQISQPNTFTNSSGFFVADGEQRNRGLELSTFGQPLRGVRLLGGITLIDAVQTKTANGINNGKDAIGVPKVNVVLNGEYDVEALQGFTLTGRINAFSGAQANAGNTQSIPGWQTLDVGARYVTQVAGKAVTFRGNVINLTDKNYWNSVSRGFITLGAPRTLLLSASVDF, encoded by the coding sequence ATGAAACATGATGTCCCCAGCCGCATTGTCGCAGCCCGTGCAGAATTCAAGTTGACGCCGGTGGCACTGGCAATGTATGCGATGTTTGCAGGTGCACTCATCCTGAGTGTGTTGCCGGCCAGTTCATTCGCGGCCGAGCCGCCTGCAGCCAAAGTCGCCACCTATAACTTCAATGTTCCGGCCGGTCCGCTCAGCAGTGCGATTGCGCGCTTCTCCGCACAGTCGGGGACCTATGTATCCGTCAATGGTGCGCTGACCGACGGCAAGAATAGCCAGGGTGTGCAGGGTAATTTATCGGTGCCGGAAGCGATCACCCGGCTGCTGGCCGGTAGCGGACTGGAAGCCTTGATGCAAACCAATGGCAGCTATGTACTGCGCCTTGCACCGATTGCCGATTCGACCTTGCCGGCGGTGACGGTCACCAGCGATGTGGTCCTGCCCGGCGAATTGCCGAAACCTTTCGCCGGTGGCCAGGTGGCCAAGGGTAGCCGTGTCGGTATCCTGGGTAATGTGGATATCTTCGATACGCCATTCAGCACGCAAAGCTATACCGAAGAATTCGTGCAAGACCAGCAGTCGCGACGCGTCGCCGACATTATTTCGGTCGATCCGTCGGTACGCAGTGCGATGGCCGAGTATGGCGATAGCGAAACTTATATCATCCGCGGCTTTCCGGTATTCGTGAACCAGGTTGGTGTGAATGGCTTGTACGGGATGACAGAGAGTCGCCGTATTACGCCAGAGTTTTATGAACGCATTGATGTGCTGAAAGGGCCGGCCGCGATGCTGAACGGCATCAGTCCGTTTGGTGTGGTCGGTGGCAATATCAACCTGACCAGCAAGCGCGCCGATGACAAACCTTTGACCCGTGTCACCGGCAGTTATATTTCAGACAGCCAGTTTGGCTTGCATCTGGACCTGGGGCGTCGTTTCGGTGAAAACAATGAATGGGGTGTACGCGTGAACTTGCTGAAGCGGGATGGCGATACACCGATAGACCGCCAGGACGACCATATGAAAAACGGTGCGCTGGCACTGGATTATCGTGGCAAGCAATTGAAGGCCAGCCTCGATGTGGCAAATCAGGATCGCCTGACGAATGGCTACTCGGCGAACATTACTTACTTTGAAAACTTTGCGCTACCACGGCCGCCTCAAGTCGATAAAAATTACGTAGACAATTGGGAGTTCATCAAGACCAAGGCGAAGTACGCGATGGCGCATGTCGAATACGAATTCAACCCCGCTATCACGGCGTATGCCAACTACGGCAAGTCAGAGGGAAATGAAGAGTATTTTTATGCGGGTTCACAAGGACGCAAGTTTATAAACAATGCTGGTGACTTCACTGCGAAAGCGGGTGGGTATCGCGGTTCATACGAAGTGGATACTTATGACGTAGGTTTGCGCGGCAAGTTCATGCTGGGCGAGGTATCGAATAGCTATGCACTTTCCTACAGTGACTTTAGCCGCAAGGCGTATGGCGCTACAGTGAATGTCAGTGCGGAATATACGGGAAATGTTTACAACATTCCTAATCGCATCCCGCCAGTCGTGAAATATGGCGCCATCCCGCAAAATGGTGATTTGCAATTAAGCAGTATCGGCCTGGTCAACACCTTTGGTTTTATGAACGACAATGTATTGCTGACCCTGGGCTTGCGCAAGCAAGACCTGTACAGCGGTATTTTTACAGCTGGTATCAAAACCAGGGCGTATGACGAAAGCAAAGTCACACCTGCCGCAGCATTGCTGGTGAAGCTTGGTAGCTATTCGCTCTATACCAATTACAGTGAAGGCCTGGCACAAGGCGCAACCGCACCTGCGACCGTTACCGGCAACCCCAATGCGCTGTTGCCACCGGCTGTCACCAAGCAGGTGGAGGGTGGCGTCAAGTACAACGCCGGAACTTTTGGTGTCACTGCAGCAGTGTTCCAGATATCGCAACCGAATACCTTTACCAACTCAAGTGGCTTCTTTGTCGCGGATGGCGAGCAGCGCAACCGTGGCCTTGAATTGTCTACCTTCGGCCAGCCCTTGCGTGGTGTACGTTTGCTCGGTGGTATTACTTTGATTGATGCAGTACAAACCAAAACGGCAAATGGCATCAATAACGGCAAAGACGCAATCGGTGTACCGAAGGTAAACGTGGTGCTGAACGGTGAATACGATGTGGAAGCGCTGCAGGGTTTCACGCTTACCGGTCGCATTAATGCATTCAGTGGTGCACAGGCGAATGCCGGTAATACGCAAAGCATTCCCGGCTGGCAGACGCTGGATGTCGGCGCACGCTATGTCACGCAAGTGGCGGGCAAGGCCGTTACCTTCCGTGGCAATGTGATCAATTTGACCGATAAGAATTACTGGAATTCGGTATCGCGTGGCTTTATTACCCTGGGCGCACCACGTACCTTGTTGCTGTCGGCTTCGGTAGATTTCTGA
- a CDS encoding LysR family transcriptional regulator: MRFSLEQLETFLLVAETGSFSATARKLGKTQSTVSAAIANIEIDMNLSLFDRTTRKPTLTAAGQKLLIEAEAVMERCIALEAHADSLGDSNPAELTLAIEIPYNTVMPVLSAFEAEFPFIDLTIRNPVYGDVSELVLKGEVDLGIAFAQPGYPSELNFTQLGRLVMVHITHPDHPLAKIEKVSFSDLHIHRHLAFSAHANKLPTTEYLRATKVWQAESYLALIEMVRAGLGWATLPRQLIHRELEQGDLVELQLEAYPYTDWLVGVDLLWQKRRQPAAAERWLRERFQQNKVFEFDNFGQTTAR, encoded by the coding sequence ATGCGATTTTCTTTGGAACAACTTGAGACGTTTTTACTCGTGGCAGAAACCGGTTCCTTCTCCGCTACCGCGAGGAAGCTAGGCAAAACACAGTCGACCGTGAGTGCAGCCATTGCGAATATCGAAATAGATATGAACCTGTCCCTGTTCGATCGCACGACGCGTAAACCAACGCTCACGGCCGCCGGACAAAAATTGCTGATTGAAGCGGAAGCAGTCATGGAACGCTGTATCGCATTGGAGGCGCATGCAGACAGCCTGGGCGACAGCAATCCGGCTGAACTCACATTGGCAATCGAGATTCCATACAACACGGTCATGCCAGTGTTAAGCGCCTTTGAAGCGGAGTTTCCATTTATCGACCTGACGATTCGCAACCCTGTGTATGGCGACGTCAGCGAACTGGTACTCAAGGGAGAAGTGGATCTGGGTATCGCTTTCGCCCAACCGGGGTATCCGAGCGAACTGAACTTCACACAGTTGGGCAGGCTCGTGATGGTGCACATCACGCATCCGGATCATCCCCTCGCAAAAATAGAAAAGGTCAGCTTCAGCGACCTGCATATACACCGGCATCTCGCCTTCAGCGCACACGCTAACAAACTCCCCACCACTGAATACCTGAGGGCCACGAAAGTATGGCAGGCGGAAAGCTATCTGGCGCTGATAGAAATGGTACGTGCCGGCCTGGGCTGGGCCACACTGCCGCGGCAATTGATCCACCGCGAGCTGGAACAGGGTGACCTGGTGGAACTGCAACTGGAAGCCTACCCGTATACAGACTGGCTGGTCGGCGTAGACCTGCTGTGGCAAAAACGCCGGCAACCGGCAGCAGCCGAACGGTGGCTACGGGAACGATTCCAACAAAACAAGGTATTTGAATTCGACAACTTCGGGCAGACCACTGCACGCTAG
- a CDS encoding nucleobase:cation symporter-2 family protein: MRKDKDVHPVDEVLPLAQLGTYGFQHVLVMYSACIIVPLILGAALQLPKDQLTLIINADLFAAGLATLVQCVGNRFFGIRLPIMMGVTFASITPMIAIGLNPGLGLPGVYGAIIVSGLFGILFAPVMGRLLRFFPPLVTGTVLLVIGISLMRVGIDWSAGGQPVLADGNPNPDYGNPVYLGISLLQLILILGINRFAKGFLANIAVLLGVLVGFFIAYFRGDIMLDGIHETPWFSMITPFAFGMPKFDVVAIVSMCLVMLVTMVESTGMFLALGKMVDRPTTRESLVRGLRSDGLGAVLGGVFNAFPYTSFSQNIGLVTMTGVKSRYVCMAGAMILIGLGLFPKLAYIVASTPQYVLGAAGMVMFGMVMLMGVRILSTVDFERSRYNLLIVATSVGIGMIPMVSPRYFHHLPDWSRVFTESGIVLSVCSALILNILFNGLGKADEAEIVAARTAALSDS, encoded by the coding sequence ATGAGGAAAGACAAGGATGTCCATCCTGTTGATGAAGTGTTGCCGTTAGCCCAGCTAGGCACTTATGGTTTTCAACATGTGTTGGTGATGTATTCGGCTTGTATTATCGTACCGCTGATTCTCGGTGCAGCGCTGCAACTACCCAAAGACCAGTTGACCCTTATCATCAACGCGGACTTGTTTGCCGCGGGTTTGGCGACACTCGTGCAGTGCGTGGGCAACCGCTTCTTCGGTATCCGCCTGCCGATCATGATGGGCGTGACCTTCGCCTCGATAACCCCGATGATCGCGATTGGCCTGAACCCGGGCCTGGGGCTGCCGGGTGTCTATGGTGCAATCATCGTATCCGGCCTGTTCGGTATTCTTTTCGCGCCGGTCATGGGACGCTTGCTGCGTTTTTTTCCACCGCTGGTAACCGGTACCGTGCTGCTGGTAATCGGTATCAGCCTGATGCGTGTCGGTATCGACTGGTCGGCCGGGGGCCAGCCGGTACTTGCCGATGGCAATCCCAATCCGGATTACGGTAATCCGGTTTACCTCGGTATTTCCCTCTTACAGCTGATCCTGATCCTGGGCATCAACCGCTTCGCAAAAGGATTCCTTGCCAATATCGCGGTGCTGCTGGGAGTGTTGGTCGGATTCTTTATCGCCTACTTTCGCGGCGATATCATGCTGGATGGCATACATGAGACGCCGTGGTTTTCGATGATTACGCCGTTCGCGTTTGGCATGCCGAAATTCGATGTCGTCGCGATTGTTTCCATGTGTCTGGTGATGCTAGTCACGATGGTCGAATCGACCGGGATGTTCCTTGCGCTGGGCAAGATGGTTGACCGTCCGACCACGCGTGAAAGCCTGGTACGCGGGCTGCGTTCGGATGGCCTGGGCGCAGTGCTCGGCGGTGTCTTCAATGCCTTTCCTTATACCTCGTTCTCGCAAAACATCGGACTCGTGACCATGACCGGTGTCAAGAGCCGCTATGTGTGCATGGCCGGCGCGATGATCCTGATCGGTTTGGGACTTTTCCCGAAGCTGGCCTACATCGTCGCTTCCACCCCGCAATACGTGCTCGGTGCCGCCGGCATGGTGATGTTCGGCATGGTCATGCTGATGGGCGTACGCATCCTGTCTACCGTCGACTTCGAACGCTCGCGCTACAACCTGCTGATTGTGGCGACGAGTGTCGGCATAGGCATGATCCCTATGGTTTCGCCGCGCTACTTTCACCATTTGCCTGACTGGAGCCGCGTATTCACAGAAAGCGGGATTGTCCTGAGCGTATGCAGCGCGCTCATTCTCAACATTCTGTTCAACGGCCTCGGTAAAGCCGACGAGGCTGAAATCGTAGCAGCCCGCACAGCGGCGCTGAGCGACAGTTGA
- a CDS encoding tartrate dehydrogenase codes for MKTHKIAVIAGDGIGNEVMPEGLRVLEAAARKFNLALEFTTMEWANCEYYLKHGQMMPDDWRQQLEGFEAIYFGAAGMPALVPDHISLWGSLIKFRRDFDQYVNLRPVRLMPGVPCPLANRKPGDIDFYVVRENTEGEYSAVGGKSFEGTEYEFVSQNAIFSRHGTDRILKYAFELAQSRPKKHLTSATKSNGISISMPYWDSRVEAMAPSYADVHWDKYHIDILCARFVLSPERFDVVVASNLFGDILSDLGPACTGTIGIAPSANLNPERKFPSLFEPVHGSAPDIFGKNIANPIGMIWSGAMMLDFLGNGDANYKAAHDAIMQAIETVLVQGPNTPDLGGSGNTTDVGKAIAAAI; via the coding sequence ATGAAAACTCATAAGATCGCAGTCATCGCCGGCGACGGTATCGGCAACGAAGTGATGCCGGAAGGTTTACGCGTGCTGGAAGCTGCTGCGCGCAAATTCAATCTCGCCCTCGAATTCACGACCATGGAATGGGCCAACTGCGAGTACTACCTGAAGCATGGACAAATGATGCCGGATGACTGGCGTCAACAACTGGAAGGATTCGAGGCTATCTACTTCGGTGCGGCCGGTATGCCTGCACTGGTTCCCGATCACATTTCACTGTGGGGTTCCCTCATCAAATTTCGGCGCGACTTCGACCAGTACGTCAACCTGCGCCCGGTGCGCCTGATGCCCGGCGTACCCTGTCCGCTCGCCAACCGCAAACCCGGCGATATCGATTTCTACGTCGTACGCGAAAACACTGAAGGCGAATATTCGGCAGTAGGAGGAAAAAGTTTCGAAGGTACCGAATATGAATTCGTTTCGCAGAACGCGATCTTTTCGCGGCATGGTACCGACCGTATCCTGAAGTATGCATTCGAACTGGCGCAAAGCCGGCCAAAGAAACACCTGACGTCGGCCACCAAGTCGAATGGCATTTCGATCAGCATGCCTTACTGGGATAGCCGCGTCGAAGCGATGGCACCATCGTATGCCGATGTACATTGGGACAAATATCACATCGATATTCTGTGCGCCCGCTTCGTACTGTCACCGGAACGTTTCGATGTGGTGGTCGCATCTAATCTGTTCGGCGATATCCTGTCCGACCTCGGCCCGGCCTGCACCGGCACCATTGGCATTGCGCCATCCGCCAACCTGAATCCGGAGCGTAAATTCCCGTCACTGTTCGAACCGGTGCACGGCTCGGCACCGGATATTTTCGGCAAGAACATCGCCAATCCTATCGGCATGATCTGGTCCGGCGCGATGATGCTGGACTTCCTCGGCAACGGTGATGCGAACTACAAGGCGGCGCATGATGCCATCATGCAGGCGATTGAAACAGTGCTGGTGCAAGGACCAAACACACCCGACCTCGGTGGCAGCGGCAATACGACGGATGTCGGCAAGGCGATCGCCGCAGCGATCTGA